A window of Candidatus Methylarchaceae archaeon HK02M2 contains these coding sequences:
- a CDS encoding zinc-ribbon domain-containing protein, translating to MPYCKKCGVEYSEGEKFCRNCGAPVAEYMREKTKVPRDECFGERRVERDYLGVVSFGFFLIIVAYIFFTNPWIPSDVFDWIEKLGQGLFDPSTRLIFIFALFLGLIGVSNFILAGIRIALRQPWRRPLKDILGGFGLLLFAYLINLYGQGFLTWQIALVLGIVVIGLLVITYGVIIAYFKIR from the coding sequence ATGCCATATTGTAAGAAGTGTGGAGTAGAGTATAGTGAAGGAGAAAAATTCTGTCGTAATTGTGGGGCTCCAGTAGCTGAATATATGAGAGAAAAGACAAAGGTACCAAGGGATGAATGTTTTGGTGAAAGAAGAGTCGAAAGAGACTATTTAGGTGTTGTCTCTTTTGGATTCTTTCTTATAATAGTGGCATACATCTTCTTTACTAATCCATGGATTCCATCAGATGTTTTCGATTGGATTGAAAAGCTTGGTCAAGGCCTATTTGATCCATCTACTCGGTTAATTTTTATTTTCGCCCTTTTTCTCGGTTTGATAGGCGTATCAAACTTCATTTTAGCTGGAATAAGAATTGCCTTACGACAACCATGGAGAAGACCTTTAAAAGATATTCTCGGAGGATTTGGCCTATTATTATTCGCCTATTTAATCAACCTTTACGGTCAAGGCTTTTTAACATGGCAAATTGCGTTAGTATTAGGGATCGTTGTGATTGGTTTACTCGTAATAACATACGGTGTTATTATAGCTTACTTTAAGATAAGATAG
- a CDS encoding zinc-ribbon domain-containing protein, producing the protein MLYCQKCGAEIEEDARFCSKCGTPVEGYRKEEWRKPRYECFGWERGGELWGIIAMGVFLIGLAILWYLDIWWPGIIFLIGVMILVGALISMRGGRRVRHYPSLK; encoded by the coding sequence TTGCTGTATTGTCAAAAATGTGGGGCAGAGATAGAAGAAGATGCACGTTTCTGCTCAAAGTGTGGGACGCCTGTAGAAGGATATAGAAAAGAAGAGTGGAGAAAACCTAGATATGAATGCTTCGGCTGGGAACGTGGTGGAGAATTATGGGGGATTATTGCTATGGGGGTTTTTTTAATAGGCCTTGCGATATTGTGGTATCTTGATATATGGTGGCCTGGAATTATCTTCTTGATAGGAGTGATGATTCTTGTAGGCGCTCTTATCTCCATGCGTGGAGGCCGAAGAGTGAGACACTATCCTTCATTAAAATAG
- a CDS encoding diphthine--ammonia ligase yields the protein MRAFVSWSGGKDSCMALHRALKTGHKIDFLFNMLGEDGLTTRGHGLGKEVIDAQASAIGIPIIYGKASWEAYEDEFKKIIENLKDQGMEGGIFGDLNIQEHRDWVEKVCNQVGIKAFEPLWNEKYETLLTEFMDNGFEAIVVSAKAALIGKEWAGHKFDWEFIEYLRSRSLDLCGETGEYHTLVTYGPIFKQRIKILEGRKMVKDDRWIFKILKFAKH from the coding sequence ATGAGAGCCTTCGTTTCTTGGAGTGGTGGTAAAGACAGCTGTATGGCATTACATAGAGCCTTGAAGACCGGTCATAAGATTGATTTTCTATTTAATATGCTCGGTGAAGATGGTTTAACGACTAGAGGCCATGGTTTAGGAAAAGAAGTTATCGACGCCCAAGCAAGTGCAATCGGAATCCCAATAATTTACGGGAAAGCTTCTTGGGAAGCATATGAAGACGAATTCAAGAAAATTATAGAAAATCTGAAGGATCAAGGCATGGAAGGAGGAATATTCGGAGATCTAAACATTCAGGAACATAGAGACTGGGTTGAGAAGGTTTGTAACCAAGTTGGAATCAAAGCCTTTGAGCCTCTTTGGAATGAAAAATATGAAACTCTACTAACAGAGTTTATGGATAACGGATTTGAAGCCATAGTTGTCAGCGCTAAAGCAGCACTTATAGGCAAGGAATGGGCAGGGCACAAATTTGATTGGGAATTTATAGAATACTTGAGAAGTCGAAGTCTTGATTTGTGTGGAGAAACAGGAGAATATCATACCTTGGTAACTTATGGGCCAATATTTAAACAACGTATAAAAATACTAGAAGGTAGGAAAATGGTGAAAGATGATCGATGGATTTTTAAGATATTGAAGTTTGCCAAGCATTAA